One genomic segment of Pedobacter endophyticus includes these proteins:
- the rhaD gene encoding rhamnulose-1-phosphate aldolase, which yields MSDIILPAEVRDELKKISRVAGYLWQREWAERNAGNISMNLTSYFNSEDVLENVRHKTFTLFNFPKGAAGLVLFITGTGCYLRSLIDHIDEAACIIYINDEATGYTLIWGGKSPNFGPTSELISHSSIHVFNAENNPKHLAIVHTHPPELIVMSHHPLFAHEEELNRQIWMMCPEVRVFVPKGIHCTPYALSSTAALAKATIEAFKIRNVSLWEKHGATATGEDVEKAWDYLDVANKGAKLLQMCWAAGFEPAGLSNEQLTELEQFT from the coding sequence ATGAGCGATATTATACTTCCGGCAGAAGTACGCGATGAGCTGAAAAAAATCTCACGGGTTGCCGGCTATCTCTGGCAAAGAGAATGGGCTGAGCGAAATGCAGGCAACATTTCTATGAACCTGACTTCCTACTTCAATTCTGAGGATGTTCTCGAAAACGTAAGGCATAAAACATTTACCCTTTTCAATTTCCCCAAGGGTGCTGCCGGGCTTGTGCTCTTTATTACGGGTACGGGTTGTTATTTGAGAAGTTTAATAGACCACATAGACGAGGCGGCGTGCATTATTTACATCAACGACGAAGCAACGGGCTACACCTTAATCTGGGGCGGCAAGAGCCCGAATTTCGGCCCTACATCTGAGCTGATTTCGCACAGCAGCATCCATGTATTCAACGCAGAAAACAATCCGAAACACCTGGCCATTGTGCATACACACCCTCCAGAGTTAATTGTAATGAGTCATCACCCTTTATTTGCTCATGAGGAAGAACTGAACAGACAAATCTGGATGATGTGCCCCGAGGTTCGCGTATTTGTTCCCAAGGGAATTCACTGCACACCTTATGCGCTATCCAGCACTGCAGCATTGGCCAAGGCGACCATCGAAGCCTTTAAAATCAGGAATGTTTCGCTTTGGGAAAAGCATGGCGCAACGGCTACGGGCGAAGATGTAGAAAAGGCCTGGGATTATTTAGACGTGGCCAACAAAGGCGCCAAGCTATTGCAAATGTGCTGGGCGGCTGGTTTTGAGCCCGCCGGACTTTCGAACGAGCAGTTAACGGAATTAGAACAATTTACTTAA
- a CDS encoding L-fucose isomerase — MNRLIGRLPKIGIRPVIDGRELGVRESLEDQCMDMAKAAAKLIEEHLRFPSGERVECVIADTTIGGVADAAACADKFKREGVEVSLTVTPCWCYGTEVMDTDPLMPKAVWGFNGTERPGAVYLAAALAGYSQKGLPAFGIYGREVQDAGDMRIPKDVEEKLLRFAKAGLAVAQMKGKSYLSIGYSSMGIAGSMVDVNFLQDYFGIRAEFVESVEILRRIDEGIYDEEEFEKALKWTKANCREGKDYNSPDAQKSAEVKDKEWEKVVKMTLICRDLMVGNPKLKEKGFGEEAKGRNAITGGFQGQRQWTDYQPNADFTESILNSSFDWNGIRQAFVFATENDCLNAVSMLFGHLLTNTAQLFSDVRTYWSPESVERVTGKKLTGIAKDGIIHLINSGSTTLDATAQQSDADGNPTMKPYWEITEAEVEQCLAHTKWPAAIGEYFRGGGFSSQFKTRGSMPLTMCRINLVKGLGPVLQIVEGWSVELPEDIHSILDERTNPTWPTTWFVPRTTGKGFFKDAYSVMAKWGANHGAISYGHIGADLIALAALLRIPVNMHNVAEDDIFRPSAWAAFGENLESADYNACANYGPLYGFKS; from the coding sequence ATGAACAGATTAATAGGTAGACTACCAAAAATAGGCATTCGCCCGGTAATTGACGGACGCGAACTTGGTGTGCGAGAATCGCTGGAAGACCAGTGTATGGACATGGCGAAAGCCGCCGCAAAATTAATTGAAGAGCACTTACGTTTTCCCAGCGGAGAACGGGTAGAATGTGTTATTGCCGATACCACTATTGGCGGCGTGGCAGACGCGGCGGCCTGTGCCGATAAATTTAAGCGAGAGGGTGTTGAGGTTTCTTTAACGGTTACCCCATGCTGGTGTTACGGCACCGAGGTAATGGATACCGACCCCCTGATGCCAAAAGCAGTTTGGGGCTTCAATGGCACCGAAAGGCCGGGAGCGGTTTATCTGGCCGCCGCCCTGGCAGGGTACAGTCAAAAAGGACTGCCGGCCTTTGGTATTTACGGTAGAGAGGTTCAGGATGCCGGGGATATGCGTATTCCCAAAGATGTAGAAGAAAAGCTATTGCGCTTTGCAAAGGCAGGCTTGGCAGTAGCGCAAATGAAAGGAAAATCTTATTTATCAATAGGCTACAGTTCCATGGGGATTGCCGGCTCAATGGTCGACGTAAACTTTTTGCAGGATTACTTTGGCATCAGGGCTGAATTTGTAGAATCGGTAGAAATTTTGAGGCGGATAGACGAAGGCATTTATGATGAGGAGGAGTTTGAAAAAGCACTAAAATGGACCAAAGCAAATTGCAGGGAAGGTAAAGATTATAACAGTCCTGATGCGCAAAAATCTGCGGAGGTAAAAGATAAGGAATGGGAAAAGGTGGTAAAAATGACGCTCATTTGCCGCGATTTAATGGTGGGTAACCCTAAACTGAAAGAAAAAGGGTTTGGTGAGGAAGCAAAAGGACGAAATGCCATTACTGGCGGCTTTCAGGGGCAGCGCCAGTGGACAGACTACCAGCCGAATGCAGATTTTACGGAATCGATACTCAATTCTTCTTTCGATTGGAACGGAATTCGGCAGGCTTTTGTATTTGCCACAGAAAACGACTGTTTAAATGCCGTATCCATGCTGTTCGGTCATTTGTTAACCAACACGGCGCAATTATTTTCGGATGTGAGGACTTATTGGAGCCCCGAATCTGTTGAACGGGTTACGGGCAAAAAGTTGACTGGTATTGCAAAAGATGGCATCATCCACCTGATCAACTCTGGATCTACCACTTTAGATGCCACAGCACAGCAGAGCGATGCGGACGGAAACCCGACAATGAAGCCTTACTGGGAAATCACCGAGGCAGAAGTTGAGCAATGTTTGGCGCATACCAAATGGCCTGCCGCAATTGGTGAGTATTTTAGGGGTGGGGGCTTTTCCTCGCAATTTAAAACCAGGGGCAGCATGCCGCTAACCATGTGCAGGATCAATCTGGTAAAAGGATTGGGCCCTGTGTTGCAAATTGTTGAAGGCTGGAGTGTGGAACTACCCGAAGATATCCACAGCATCCTCGATGAAAGAACCAACCCAACCTGGCCTACAACCTGGTTTGTGCCAAGAACAACCGGAAAAGGTTTCTTTAAAGATGCGTATTCGGTAATGGCCAAATGGGGCGCAAACCATGGTGCCATCTCTTATGGCCATATTGGTGCCGACCTCATTGCTCTGGCCGCTTTGTTAAGAATCCCTGTAAACATGCACAACGTAGCCGAAGATGATATTTTCCGCCCCAGCGCCTGGGCTGCCTTTGGCGAAAACCTGGAGTCGGCAGACTACAACGCATGTGCCAATTACGGGCCGCTTTATGGCTTTAAATCGTAA
- a CDS encoding FGGY family carbohydrate kinase, giving the protein MNVIAVFDIGKTNKKVLLFDRDFNVVYVNAMRFEETLDEDDFPCEDLEAIETWVQDEVKAIQEKQVFFIKAINFSTHGAALVYLNKDGKRITPLYNYLKPLTVNVAPFYQANGGIEEFSRKTASPAYGMLNSGLQLYWLKHSKPDVWRQVDTILHYPQYLSYLFSNHIMADYTSIGAHTALWDFDCMEYHKWLSAEHIALPKPQSGKKAILSTINGYEVAIGKGLHDSSASIIPLLEGSKHNRREFILLSTGTWIICMNPFSKETLTSPQLQNDCLCFLTPDKKQIKSSMQFLGHLHELNTVALGDYFGVEANHYLSLTLNEKRSDETFYKQETIFFKDEDSLSAKAGLEELSRFVDYEQAYYQLIFEISRRVCKGIHHILDTANDLKDIYISGGFNKNQLFVRYVGQMMPQQTIIVTKDGNASAMGAALLMKDYIDG; this is encoded by the coding sequence ATGAATGTTATAGCGGTTTTTGATATTGGTAAAACCAATAAGAAGGTATTGTTGTTTGATCGGGATTTTAACGTGGTTTACGTAAATGCCATGCGTTTTGAGGAAACCCTTGATGAAGATGACTTCCCTTGCGAGGATCTGGAGGCCATCGAAACCTGGGTGCAGGATGAGGTTAAGGCCATCCAGGAAAAGCAGGTGTTTTTTATAAAGGCCATTAATTTCTCTACGCATGGGGCCGCCTTGGTTTATTTAAACAAGGATGGAAAAAGAATAACGCCACTTTACAATTACCTCAAGCCCTTAACCGTTAACGTTGCCCCATTTTACCAGGCCAACGGAGGTATAGAAGAGTTTTCGCGAAAAACGGCATCGCCCGCTTATGGGATGCTCAACTCTGGCTTGCAGCTATATTGGCTTAAGCACAGCAAGCCAGATGTTTGGCGCCAGGTTGACACCATTTTGCATTATCCACAGTATTTAAGCTATCTGTTTTCCAACCACATCATGGCCGATTATACGTCGATTGGAGCACATACGGCGCTTTGGGATTTTGATTGTATGGAATACCATAAATGGCTAAGCGCAGAACACATTGCATTGCCCAAGCCACAATCGGGCAAAAAGGCCATCTTATCCACCATTAATGGATACGAAGTGGCTATTGGGAAAGGTTTGCACGACAGTTCTGCGTCCATTATTCCACTGCTGGAAGGTAGCAAGCACAATCGCCGCGAATTCATCCTATTATCTACCGGTACCTGGATTATTTGCATGAACCCTTTTAGTAAGGAAACCTTAACGTCACCTCAATTACAAAATGATTGTTTATGTTTTTTAACCCCTGATAAAAAGCAGATTAAATCGTCGATGCAGTTTTTGGGCCATTTACATGAGCTGAACACTGTAGCCCTGGGCGATTATTTTGGCGTAGAGGCCAATCACTATTTATCGCTTACCTTAAATGAAAAACGCAGTGACGAAACGTTTTACAAACAAGAGACCATTTTTTTTAAAGATGAAGACTCATTAAGCGCAAAGGCCGGCTTAGAAGAGCTGAGCAGGTTTGTTGATTATGAACAAGCCTATTACCAGCTTATTTTTGAGATCAGTAGGCGGGTTTGCAAAGGTATTCACCACATTTTAGATACAGCAAACGATTTGAAGGATATTTATATTTCCGGCGGTTTCAACAAAAACCAATTATTTGTTCGATATGTGGGCCAAATGATGCCACAACAAACCATTATAGTTACCAAGGATGGAAATGCAAGTGCAATGGGGGCAGCTTTGCTGATGAAAGATTATATAGACGGTTAG
- a CDS encoding RNA polymerase sigma-70 factor, producing MSLKISKTYNDEEALAQMALDNQDAFKALYEKYSGKMLLYAFNVIKNKETAEDIIQNIFVDFWSKRTHVEINNIESYLFRAVKYQIFNFFRNQKLAIEDITRLNIIDISISASQKIEYHQLEKTINEMVAKLPKRCKEIFEMSRFKFKSHKEIADELGISVQAVKNQISRALIFIKDELRKEEYLLFSFFIANLLLVGNTTH from the coding sequence ATGTCGTTAAAAATCAGTAAAACGTATAATGATGAAGAAGCTTTAGCCCAAATGGCACTCGATAACCAGGATGCCTTTAAGGCGCTATATGAGAAATATTCGGGAAAAATGCTTCTTTATGCTTTCAATGTGATCAAAAATAAAGAAACTGCTGAAGATATCATCCAAAATATTTTTGTTGATTTTTGGTCTAAAAGAACGCATGTAGAAATAAATAACATAGAATCTTATCTTTTCAGAGCCGTAAAATACCAGATTTTTAATTTTTTCAGAAACCAGAAATTGGCCATCGAAGACATTACCCGATTAAATATTATCGATATATCAATCAGTGCTTCACAAAAAATAGAATACCACCAGCTAGAAAAAACGATAAACGAAATGGTTGCCAAATTGCCGAAGCGTTGCAAGGAGATTTTTGAAATGAGCAGGTTTAAGTTTAAATCTCATAAGGAAATTGCCGACGAATTGGGGATTTCTGTTCAAGCAGTTAAAAACCAGATTTCAAGAGCTTTGATCTTTATTAAGGATGAGCTTCGCAAAGAAGAATACCTGCTGTTCTCTTTTTTCATCGCGAATTTGCTGCTTGTAGGGAATACCACCCATTAA
- a CDS encoding FecR family protein yields the protein MDKEHARRLFNKYLQNECSPEEFELLETFLASYQLNDTWPELELGNESAFKQRSWLEIEARINKTPAKEVFLWRSYLRLIAAAIVIGLLSIVYLFRNDLFDRQDPLQHVIANQTSIKPGTDKAMLTLEDGSVLQLEKGASLTTNNANSNGERIVYNAAKTSASQVGYHYLTVPRGGQFQLVLSDGTKIWLNSDSKLKYPVAFFRGKTRAVDLVYGEAYFEVATSKKHLGSNFKVTTKEQTIDVLGTKFNIRAFNDDVKTVSSLVEGRISIEKNGVKKILKPNQQSVVFENENSIHVSEVDAAAEIAWVHGLFTFEEASLQDITKILSRWYNVDFKFEAPAKRKFLFTGVLERTKSVNELIKTIERTSEGEVKFEIKNKTIMIK from the coding sequence ATGGATAAAGAACACGCAAGACGGCTTTTTAATAAGTATCTCCAAAACGAATGTTCTCCTGAAGAATTTGAACTCTTAGAAACTTTTTTAGCATCTTATCAACTAAACGACACCTGGCCTGAGTTAGAATTGGGCAACGAAAGCGCATTTAAACAACGGTCGTGGTTAGAAATAGAAGCCAGAATAAATAAAACCCCAGCTAAGGAAGTGTTCCTTTGGAGGTCTTACCTCAGGTTAATAGCCGCCGCAATTGTAATTGGCCTGCTCTCAATTGTTTATCTTTTCAGAAACGATTTATTTGATCGGCAAGACCCGTTGCAACATGTAATCGCTAACCAAACCAGCATTAAACCAGGTACCGATAAAGCCATGTTGACGCTCGAAGACGGTTCGGTGCTGCAATTGGAAAAAGGTGCTTCATTAACAACAAACAATGCCAATAGCAATGGCGAAAGGATAGTTTACAATGCGGCAAAAACAAGTGCAAGCCAGGTTGGATACCATTATTTAACAGTTCCCAGGGGTGGGCAATTCCAGCTTGTGCTATCCGATGGCACAAAAATCTGGTTAAATTCAGATTCCAAACTGAAGTATCCCGTCGCCTTTTTTAGAGGCAAAACGCGTGCGGTCGATTTGGTTTATGGCGAGGCCTATTTTGAAGTGGCTACCAGTAAAAAACACCTTGGAAGTAATTTTAAGGTAACAACCAAAGAACAAACAATAGATGTTTTAGGAACTAAGTTTAACATTAGGGCCTTTAACGATGATGTTAAAACCGTATCATCATTAGTAGAAGGACGAATTTCAATCGAGAAAAATGGGGTAAAAAAGATTTTAAAGCCCAATCAACAGTCGGTGGTTTTTGAAAATGAAAACTCGATCCACGTGAGCGAGGTAGACGCCGCTGCCGAAATTGCCTGGGTGCATGGCCTTTTTACCTTCGAAGAGGCTTCATTGCAAGATATCACGAAGATTTTATCCAGGTGGTATAACGTCGATTTCAAATTTGAAGCTCCGGCAAAAAGAAAATTTCTCTTTACCGGCGTTTTGGAAAGAACAAAATCTGTAAACGAGCTTATTAAAACGATTGAAAGAACCAGCGAAGGTGAGGTAAAATTTGAAATAAAAAATAAAACGATAATGATAAAATAG
- a CDS encoding SusC/RagA family TonB-linked outer membrane protein: MNFKFMNGHAFYGVLLFLKSAMRILIFFCCTISFAFASNKGFSQNAEITIQKNQTLSIKEIYKLINKQTNYKFIYRHDLIKDAPKVALKKGVMKVNDLLDKCLLPNKLTYEFTANETVIVKRQPTLPAGPETTQGKRQIRVTGTITDEKGGVLPGATVFEKGTKNGTQADLAGKFSISVSKPDAVLVFSFLGFVSQEVNLNNRTTLAIVLLTDAGKLDEVVVIGYGSQSKVKVTGSIASLKADAIKDVPFTDVAQALAGKLAGVQVTQNTGAPGSAPNISIRGVATLTAGTDPLIVLDGLPLSEDVSIQSINPTDIASVEVLKDAASAAIYGSRASNGVILITTKKGVQGKTKFTYNGSYGIQNVAKKLDLLDGYELAQLLKEARDKVYLRTVPGASANDSNEIREGNTSNTEVLIPNYILPYLDGQKGLINTDWQDAIFRSAPIQSHEINASGGNENTTFFVSANFFDQGGIVVGSDFKRYSARVNLKTKFSDKLTFGINLTPSISKQNKIVEGWEDSPVSMGINSHPFFPVYNPDGSYSISEQIKQAALYGLPDAENVVAVSDITTDTREDSRLLGGAFLEYEIIEGLTAKTYFGGYTISSRSNYFRPSYLGIYRAAAPTVAQGRSSTFRINNWVSENTLNYKKRFNDKHNLEVLLGYSIQKENIEKNGISGQGYPNDEVETLNAATIINSAESSITEWALISYLGRVQYDYENKYLLSAAIRRDGSSRFGNNTQFGIFPSVSVGWRVDQEDFFPKSDAFSSLKFRGSWGVTGNNQIADFGSLALLGSANYTFNGSIANGLRPGTSPNSDLSWEESTTTNLGLDASFFKNKLSVSIDAYRTNTDGLLLNVPVPGYSGFESSLQNIGKIRNQGIESSMTYQTKVGQLQISSTANISFNRNKTISLGPGQTRIISGMNITEVGKPVGAHYGYKIIGIYETQQEVVNFPRFGGEANIGEYIFADLNNDGIISSDDRTSLGTYWPDYTWGFSSTLKYKYFDFNFSLQGVQGVTVRDRMVGTVLYDHQPWGNHTKDYYENAWRSLENPGKYAAPGSRSNILHRESNLFVDDASYLRVRNITLGVTLDKKLIKKLFLDNIRIYATAKNPFTFTSFRGYNPEQSGGNPLQPGVTLGNFPLERSVVLGVNVNF; this comes from the coding sequence ATGAATTTTAAATTTATGAACGGGCATGCTTTTTATGGCGTGCTGCTGTTCCTGAAATCTGCTATGAGAATCCTAATTTTTTTCTGCTGTACCATAAGTTTTGCGTTTGCCTCAAACAAAGGTTTTTCGCAAAATGCAGAGATAACCATTCAAAAAAACCAAACATTAAGCATCAAAGAAATTTATAAGCTCATAAACAAGCAAACCAATTATAAGTTTATTTACAGGCACGACCTGATTAAAGATGCACCGAAAGTTGCGCTAAAGAAAGGCGTAATGAAGGTTAATGATTTGTTGGATAAATGTTTGTTGCCCAATAAGCTGACTTACGAATTTACTGCGAATGAAACCGTGATTGTAAAAAGGCAACCCACTTTGCCAGCCGGACCCGAAACAACTCAAGGCAAGCGTCAGATTCGGGTTACCGGAACCATTACTGATGAAAAGGGTGGGGTTTTGCCCGGCGCAACCGTTTTTGAAAAAGGAACTAAAAATGGTACGCAGGCCGATTTGGCGGGTAAGTTTTCGATCAGCGTGTCAAAGCCCGATGCCGTTTTGGTTTTCTCATTTCTCGGCTTTGTTTCTCAGGAGGTTAATCTCAATAATCGAACCACCCTTGCTATTGTTTTGCTTACAGATGCCGGAAAACTCGATGAAGTTGTGGTAATTGGCTACGGAAGTCAAAGTAAAGTAAAGGTAACCGGGTCAATAGCTTCATTAAAGGCCGATGCCATAAAAGATGTACCATTTACAGATGTAGCACAGGCATTGGCTGGCAAGCTAGCTGGAGTTCAGGTTACCCAAAATACGGGCGCACCTGGCTCGGCACCCAATATCAGCATTCGGGGCGTGGCAACCTTAACCGCCGGAACCGATCCGCTGATTGTTCTGGACGGACTTCCCTTATCTGAAGATGTTAGTATACAATCAATTAATCCTACCGATATTGCTTCCGTTGAAGTACTAAAAGATGCAGCTTCTGCCGCAATTTATGGTTCGAGGGCCTCTAACGGGGTAATATTAATCACCACTAAAAAGGGAGTGCAGGGAAAAACCAAATTTACGTACAACGGCTCTTACGGCATACAAAATGTGGCCAAAAAGCTCGATTTATTAGATGGTTACGAATTGGCGCAACTATTAAAAGAAGCACGCGATAAAGTTTATTTGCGCACAGTTCCGGGCGCTTCTGCGAACGATTCAAACGAGATAAGAGAAGGCAACACCTCCAATACAGAAGTGCTGATTCCAAACTATATCCTGCCCTACCTCGATGGACAAAAGGGATTGATTAATACCGATTGGCAAGATGCTATCTTTAGAAGTGCCCCAATCCAAAGTCATGAGATAAACGCCAGCGGCGGAAATGAGAACACAACTTTTTTTGTTTCCGCTAATTTCTTTGATCAAGGAGGCATTGTTGTGGGCTCTGATTTTAAGCGCTACTCTGCCCGGGTAAACTTGAAAACAAAATTTAGCGATAAGTTAACGTTCGGCATTAATTTGACACCGTCCATTTCCAAACAAAATAAAATTGTTGAAGGTTGGGAAGATTCACCGGTTTCGATGGGAATCAATTCCCATCCATTTTTCCCCGTTTATAATCCTGATGGTTCCTATTCCATCAGCGAACAGATTAAGCAGGCCGCACTTTACGGGCTTCCGGATGCCGAAAATGTGGTGGCGGTATCAGATATAACAACCGACACCAGAGAAGATAGCCGATTATTGGGAGGCGCTTTTTTGGAGTACGAGATTATTGAGGGCTTAACAGCCAAAACCTACTTTGGCGGATATACCATTTCTTCGCGTTCTAATTATTTCAGGCCCTCTTACTTAGGAATTTACCGAGCCGCTGCACCAACAGTTGCCCAGGGAAGGTCGAGCACTTTTCGAATTAACAATTGGGTAAGCGAAAATACGCTTAATTACAAAAAAAGATTTAATGATAAACACAACCTCGAAGTTCTGCTTGGCTATTCCATACAAAAAGAGAACATCGAGAAAAACGGCATTTCCGGACAAGGATATCCCAATGATGAAGTAGAAACCCTTAATGCAGCAACGATTATCAATTCTGCCGAATCAAGCATTACCGAATGGGCCTTAATTTCTTACCTGGGCAGGGTACAATACGATTATGAAAACAAATATTTGCTATCTGCAGCAATTAGGAGGGATGGCTCGTCCAGGTTTGGCAACAATACCCAGTTTGGTATTTTTCCCTCGGTTTCAGTAGGGTGGCGGGTTGATCAGGAAGATTTCTTTCCAAAGAGCGATGCTTTTTCTTCGTTAAAGTTCAGGGGCAGCTGGGGTGTAACCGGTAATAATCAAATCGCAGATTTTGGTTCACTGGCGCTGTTAGGCTCGGCCAACTACACTTTTAATGGTTCCATAGCCAATGGACTCAGGCCAGGTACCTCGCCAAACAGCGATCTATCCTGGGAAGAATCAACCACAACCAATTTAGGGCTCGATGCTTCCTTTTTCAAGAACAAATTGTCGGTAAGCATCGATGCCTATCGAACAAATACAGATGGCTTGCTTTTAAATGTACCAGTGCCGGGATATTCAGGTTTTGAAAGCTCGTTGCAAAATATCGGTAAGATAAGAAACCAGGGTATCGAATCGAGTATGACCTATCAAACCAAAGTTGGCCAGCTACAAATCAGCTCTACAGCCAATATTTCTTTCAACAGAAATAAAACAATATCGCTGGGGCCGGGCCAAACCAGAATAATTTCTGGTATGAACATTACCGAGGTAGGCAAGCCCGTTGGTGCGCACTATGGTTATAAAATCATAGGAATTTATGAAACACAACAGGAAGTAGTCAATTTCCCCAGGTTTGGGGGCGAAGCCAACATAGGCGAATACATCTTTGCAGACCTTAACAACGACGGAATAATAAGCAGCGATGACCGCACAAGTTTGGGCACGTACTGGCCAGATTATACCTGGGGCTTTTCGAGCACACTAAAATATAAATACTTCGATTTCAACTTCAGTTTGCAGGGCGTACAAGGAGTAACCGTTCGCGATAGAATGGTTGGAACGGTTTTATACGACCACCAACCCTGGGGCAACCATACCAAAGATTATTATGAAAATGCCTGGCGGAGCCTGGAAAATCCAGGCAAATATGCCGCCCCCGGGTCGCGTTCAAACATATTACATCGAGAGTCAAATCTTTTTGTAGACGATGCGTCTTACCTGCGTGTACGAAACATTACGCTCGGCGTAACATTAGATAAAAAACTGATTAAGAAATTATTTTTAGATAATATCAGGATCTACGCCACAGCGAAAAACCCTTTCACGTTCACAAGTTTCAGAGGGTACAACCCCGAACAAAGCGGAGGTAATCCACTTCAGCCCGGCGTTACATTAGGTAATTTCCCCTTAGAGCGGTCGGTTGTTTTAGGCGTTAACGTAAATTTTTAA
- a CDS encoding RagB/SusD family nutrient uptake outer membrane protein, whose product MKKILIIMLSIMAMGCEKELDIAPQSSFTTENFYRNQNDIEQVVTSAYAFLQSEGQYGENFHFFMEVRADNSVETGLTTRGGSFGEFEVFNINPSNSVLNETWTDCYKGIQSCNIVINRIDAIPGMSQNLKDVRKGEALFIRALTYFNLVRIWGDVPLVLKETVNPFDYFDIGKTAAATIYAQIETDLQTAANFLPIAQSQVGRATKGAAQALLGKVYLTQNKYGPCITTLRALNGYGYEIVGSYAQVFGPQFENSKESIFEIQFTGGIGGEGTALTNLFTPLGANSIVNNIGTPSGHNSPTKELRDAYAANDLRKAVTIGEVNGKLYPKKYITEPKGPNDSDVNVVVLRYADVLLMLAEALNEQGYSADANGEAFKLINQIRNRAGLSNYTPAMLPNQSSFRDAVAKERRFELAFENHRWFDLVRTGKFVSVMNSSSQEAGPFTVSQNNAVYPIPLAQIDINPTKIKQNEGY is encoded by the coding sequence ATGAAAAAGATTTTAATAATAATGCTGTCCATTATGGCTATGGGGTGCGAAAAAGAGCTAGATATAGCACCGCAATCCAGTTTTACGACAGAAAATTTCTATAGAAACCAAAATGATATAGAACAGGTAGTAACCTCGGCTTATGCCTTTTTACAATCTGAAGGACAATACGGAGAAAATTTCCATTTTTTTATGGAAGTGCGTGCAGACAATTCTGTCGAAACTGGTTTAACGACAAGAGGAGGAAGCTTTGGCGAGTTCGAGGTCTTCAATATCAACCCAAGCAATTCGGTGCTGAACGAAACCTGGACGGATTGTTACAAAGGCATTCAAAGCTGCAACATTGTTATAAACCGGATTGATGCCATCCCGGGGATGAGCCAAAACCTTAAAGACGTTCGCAAGGGCGAGGCCTTGTTTATCAGGGCGCTAACTTATTTTAACCTGGTGCGGATTTGGGGCGACGTGCCATTGGTGCTTAAGGAAACTGTTAACCCCTTTGATTATTTTGATATTGGAAAAACAGCGGCAGCCACTATATACGCCCAAATTGAAACCGATTTGCAAACTGCAGCCAACTTTTTGCCTATTGCCCAATCGCAGGTAGGCAGGGCAACCAAAGGTGCTGCACAGGCCTTGTTAGGAAAAGTATACCTTACCCAAAATAAATATGGGCCTTGCATTACCACTTTACGGGCCCTTAATGGCTACGGATATGAGATTGTTGGCAGTTATGCGCAGGTGTTCGGCCCTCAGTTTGAAAACAGCAAAGAATCCATTTTCGAAATTCAGTTTACTGGCGGTATTGGTGGCGAAGGAACGGCCTTAACAAACCTGTTTACGCCACTTGGTGCAAACTCCATAGTAAACAACATCGGCACACCCTCGGGGCACAACTCGCCCACAAAAGAACTTCGCGATGCTTATGCAGCCAACGATTTGCGTAAAGCAGTAACCATAGGCGAAGTTAACGGCAAATTATACCCGAAGAAATACATTACCGAACCCAAAGGGCCTAACGATTCGGATGTGAATGTTGTTGTTTTAAGATATGCAGATGTTTTGCTGATGCTGGCCGAGGCGCTTAACGAGCAAGGTTATAGTGCCGACGCAAATGGAGAGGCCTTTAAATTAATCAACCAAATACGCAACAGGGCAGGATTGAGCAATTACACCCCGGCAATGTTGCCCAATCAAAGCAGTTTTAGAGATGCCGTGGCAAAAGAAAGGAGATTTGAACTCGCCTTTGAAAATCACCGCTGGTTTGATTTGGTAAGGACTGGCAAATTTGTTTCCGTAATGAATAGCTCCAGTCAGGAAGCTGGCCCTTTTACCGTTTCACAAAATAACGCAGTTTATCCGATTCCGCTAGCCCAGATAGATATTAACCCAACTAAAATCAAACAAAATGAAGGATATTAA